From Pseudomonas sp. stari2, a single genomic window includes:
- a CDS encoding acetyl-CoA carboxylase biotin carboxylase subunit: MSAPVLTTLLVANRGEIACRVMRTAKSLGLTTVAVHSATDREARHSREADIRVDLGGSKAADSYLQIDKLIAAAKASGAQAIHPGYGFLSENAGFARAIEAAGLIFLGPPASAIDAMGSKSAAKALMETAGVPLVPGYHGEAQDLDTFRDACERIGYPVLLKATAGGGGKGMKVVEDVSQLAEALASAQREAQSSFGDSRMLVEKYLLKPRHVEIQVFADQHGNCLYLNERDCSIQRRHQKVVEEAPAPGLSPELRRAMGEAAVRSAQAIGYVGAGTVEFLLDARGEFFFMEMNTRLQVEHPVTEAITGLDLVAWQIRVARGEALPITQDQVPLNGHAIEVRLYAEDPSNDFLPATGRLDLYRESAAGPGRRVDSGVEEGDEISPFYDPMLGKLIAWGEDREQARLRLLSMLDEFAIGGLKTNINFLRRIIGHPAFAAAELDTGFIPRYQEQLLPAPAALSDEFWDAAAQAFAQSLPGMTRADDPASPWALHSGLRAGLPREITLHLSCEEQDRALTLGAGGNAKLIGELLVVEHDGLRRQLRAIRRGEVLFLQWDSELRRVEMYDPISAVEASHSHQGGLTAPMNGSIVRVLVEAGQAVEAGAQLVVLEAMKMEHSIRAPHAGVIKALYCQEGEMVSEGSALVELEEA; encoded by the coding sequence ATGAGCGCACCTGTTCTCACCACCCTGCTGGTGGCCAACCGTGGCGAAATCGCTTGTCGGGTCATGCGCACCGCCAAGTCGCTGGGCCTGACCACCGTTGCCGTGCACAGCGCCACCGACCGGGAAGCCCGGCACAGCCGTGAAGCGGATATTCGCGTCGACCTGGGCGGCAGCAAAGCGGCCGACAGTTACCTGCAAATCGACAAACTGATCGCGGCGGCCAAGGCCAGCGGCGCTCAGGCGATTCATCCGGGTTACGGCTTTCTTTCAGAAAACGCCGGGTTTGCCCGCGCCATCGAAGCGGCCGGCCTGATCTTCCTCGGCCCGCCCGCCTCGGCCATCGACGCGATGGGCAGCAAGTCCGCCGCAAAAGCGTTGATGGAAACCGCCGGCGTGCCGCTGGTGCCGGGTTATCACGGCGAAGCCCAGGATCTGGACACTTTCCGCGATGCTTGCGAACGCATCGGCTACCCGGTGCTGCTCAAGGCCACGGCCGGCGGTGGCGGCAAGGGCATGAAAGTGGTTGAAGACGTCAGCCAACTGGCTGAAGCGCTGGCCTCGGCTCAGCGTGAAGCGCAGTCGTCGTTCGGCGATTCGCGGATGCTGGTGGAGAAATACCTGCTCAAGCCGCGCCACGTGGAAATCCAGGTGTTTGCCGATCAGCATGGCAATTGCCTCTACCTGAACGAGCGCGACTGCTCGATTCAGCGTCGGCATCAGAAGGTCGTTGAAGAAGCGCCGGCACCGGGCCTGAGTCCAGAACTGCGTCGGGCGATGGGCGAAGCCGCTGTGCGTTCAGCGCAGGCCATCGGTTACGTCGGCGCCGGCACGGTGGAGTTTCTGCTGGACGCTCGCGGCGAGTTCTTCTTCATGGAAATGAACACGCGGTTGCAGGTTGAACACCCAGTCACCGAGGCCATCACCGGGCTCGATCTGGTGGCCTGGCAGATTCGCGTCGCCCGTGGCGAAGCGTTGCCGATCACTCAGGATCAAGTGCCGCTGAACGGGCATGCGATTGAAGTGCGGCTATATGCGGAAGATCCATCGAATGATTTTCTTCCGGCGACCGGTCGCCTGGATCTGTATCGCGAATCCGCCGCCGGGCCAGGGCGCCGTGTGGACAGCGGCGTTGAGGAAGGCGACGAGATTTCGCCGTTCTATGACCCGATGCTCGGCAAGTTGATTGCCTGGGGCGAGGATCGTGAGCAGGCGCGTTTGCGACTGCTGAGCATGCTCGATGAGTTTGCGATTGGCGGGTTGAAGACCAATATCAACTTCCTGCGGCGGATCATAGGTCATCCGGCGTTTGCGGCAGCGGAGCTGGATACCGGGTTCATTCCGCGCTATCAGGAACAGTTGCTGCCAGCGCCTGCTGCACTGAGTGATGAGTTCTGGGATGCGGCGGCGCAGGCTTTTGCGCAGAGTTTGCCGGGGATGACTCGGGCAGATGATCCCGCTTCGCCCTGGGCGCTTCACAGCGGTTTGCGCGCCGGTTTGCCTCGCGAAATCACTCTGCATTTGAGCTGCGAGGAGCAGGATCGGGCGTTGACGCTCGGAGCTGGCGGCAATGCAAAACTGATCGGCGAGCTACTGGTGGTCGAGCACGATGGACTGCGTCGACAGCTGCGGGCGATTCGTCGTGGAGAGGTTCTGTTTCTGCAATGGGACAGCGAGTTGCGGCGCGTTGAAATGTACGACCCGATCAGCGCTGTTGAAGCCAGTCACAGCCATCAGGGCGGTCTGACTGCACCGATGAACGGCAGCATCGTGCGAGTGCTGGTGGAGGCCGGACAAGCGGTTGAAGCCGGTGCGCAACTGGTGGTGCTGGAAGCGATGAAGATGGAGCACAGCATCCGCGCGCCCCACGCCGGCGTGATCAAGGCGCTGTATTGCCAGGAAGGCGAAATGGTCAGCGAAGGCAGCGCGCTGGTCGAACTGGAAGAAGCGTGA
- a CDS encoding LexA family transcriptional regulator, whose protein sequence is MDKWIELVKAKMSELNVTQVELGERVGMSQGGIGHWLNKRREPGITQMNRVLKALGMEFLEVAVVIREPQVDKDDEMPLAQKYNPYFRYPVSDWNVPIEARESQPVYSSGKDKRRFELTDYHARGPAFWLTVAGNSMTAPTGQSIGEGMLILVDPAVEAEPGKLVIAQWQDSDEAIFRKLIEEGGQRYLMPLNPTWPKALFTDECRIIGVVVQATAKY, encoded by the coding sequence ATGGATAAATGGATTGAGTTGGTCAAGGCCAAAATGAGTGAACTCAACGTCACTCAAGTCGAGCTCGGCGAGCGCGTCGGCATGTCTCAGGGCGGTATCGGCCATTGGCTGAACAAGCGCCGTGAGCCCGGCATCACGCAAATGAACCGCGTGCTGAAAGCGCTGGGCATGGAGTTTCTCGAAGTCGCGGTGGTGATCCGCGAACCGCAAGTCGACAAGGACGACGAAATGCCACTGGCGCAGAAGTACAACCCTTACTTCCGCTATCCGGTCAGCGACTGGAATGTGCCGATCGAGGCCCGCGAGAGCCAACCTGTGTATTCGAGTGGTAAGGACAAGCGACGCTTCGAGCTGACGGATTACCACGCCCGAGGCCCGGCGTTCTGGCTCACAGTGGCGGGCAATTCGATGACCGCGCCCACGGGGCAAAGCATCGGCGAAGGGATGCTGATCCTTGTGGATCCTGCGGTGGAGGCGGAGCCCGGCAAACTGGTGATCGCCCAGTGGCAGGACAGTGACGAGGCGATTTTTCGTAAATTGATCGAAGAGGGCGGCCAGCGTTACCTGATGCCGCTCAATCCGACCTGGCCGAAGGCCTTGTTTACCGACGAGTGCCGAATTATCGGTGTCGTGGTTCAGGCAACGGCCAAATATTAG
- a CDS encoding DUF3077 domain-containing protein: MNITSKDLPDLQMDTTFTSPQGCAAAQRALDYYLKPAVSEPEVEERFFGVNNNLSGEESLVHASDLLRCAAATAFKAADGLQGVSRDLAFSVVHMVDMARAMVDHSLDGGVR, encoded by the coding sequence ATGAATATCACCAGCAAAGACCTGCCCGACCTGCAAATGGACACCACCTTCACGTCTCCGCAAGGGTGCGCCGCTGCGCAACGCGCATTGGACTATTACTTGAAACCGGCTGTGTCAGAACCGGAAGTGGAGGAACGCTTTTTCGGCGTGAACAATAACCTGAGTGGCGAAGAATCCCTGGTCCACGCCTCGGATTTGCTGCGATGTGCAGCAGCCACGGCGTTCAAGGCAGCAGACGGCTTGCAGGGCGTCAGTCGGGATTTGGCGTTTTCGGTCGTGCACATGGTCGACATGGCACGAGCGATGGTCGATCACTCGCTCGATGGCGGGGTTCGCTGA
- a CDS encoding M14-type cytosolic carboxypeptidase — protein sequence MTVAKSSFDISANFDSGNIQVIDISNPLSPVLAIRPDTRSAHFQWFHFKASGLHVHQEHWFRLVNASQSSYNKAWTGYQAVASYDHVNWFRIPTQFEGDSLRFCLEAEQTHAWFAYFEPYSRGRHDWLIEQALTKAGTELLATGKSVEGRDIQLLRKGTGAEGRRKIWIIAQQHPGEHMAEWFMEGVIERLEHHNDPVLKKLLESADLYLVPNMNPDGAFHGHLRTNAMGQDLNRAWQNASQEVSPEVLFVQQQMEKYGVDLFLDIHGDEEIPHVFTAGCEGNPGYTPRIEKLEEHFRSHLKHTTKDFQTKYGYTRDEPGQANMTLACNSVGQKFDCLSLTLEMPFKDHDDAPNPLTGWSGQRSKQLGKDVLTTIADMVDTLR from the coding sequence ATGACCGTGGCCAAATCTTCGTTCGACATCAGCGCCAACTTCGACAGCGGCAACATCCAAGTCATCGATATCAGCAACCCGCTCAGTCCGGTTCTGGCCATTCGCCCAGATACCCGCAGCGCCCACTTCCAGTGGTTCCACTTCAAGGCCAGCGGCCTGCATGTACATCAAGAACACTGGTTCCGTCTGGTCAACGCCAGCCAGTCCTCCTACAACAAAGCCTGGACCGGCTATCAGGCCGTCGCGTCCTACGACCACGTCAACTGGTTCCGCATTCCAACCCAATTCGAAGGCGACAGTCTGCGCTTCTGTCTCGAAGCCGAGCAGACCCACGCCTGGTTCGCGTACTTCGAACCCTACAGCCGTGGCCGTCATGACTGGCTGATCGAGCAAGCGCTGACCAAGGCCGGCACCGAACTGCTGGCCACTGGCAAAAGCGTCGAAGGCCGTGACATTCAACTGTTGCGCAAAGGCACCGGCGCTGAAGGCCGTCGCAAGATCTGGATCATCGCCCAGCAGCATCCCGGCGAACACATGGCCGAGTGGTTCATGGAAGGCGTGATCGAACGTCTGGAGCATCACAACGATCCAGTGTTGAAAAAGTTGCTGGAAAGTGCCGATCTGTACCTGGTGCCGAACATGAACCCGGACGGTGCCTTCCACGGCCACCTGCGCACCAACGCCATGGGCCAGGATCTGAACCGCGCCTGGCAGAACGCCAGTCAGGAAGTCAGCCCGGAAGTCCTTTTCGTACAGCAGCAGATGGAAAAGTACGGCGTCGATCTGTTCCTCGACATACACGGCGACGAAGAAATACCCCACGTATTCACCGCTGGTTGCGAAGGAAACCCGGGCTACACCCCGCGAATCGAAAAACTCGAAGAGCACTTCCGCAGCCACCTGAAACACACCACCAAAGATTTCCAGACCAAGTACGGCTACACCCGCGACGAACCGGGCCAGGCCAACATGACCCTGGCCTGCAACAGCGTTGGCCAGAAGTTCGACTGCCTGTCGCTGACCCTGGAAATGCCGTTCAAGGATCACGATGACGCGCCGAACCCGCTCACCGGCTGGTCGGGCCAGCGCTCAAAACAATTGGGCAAAGATGTGCTGACCACCATCGCCGACATGGTCGACACCCTGCGCTGA